CGACACCATGAAGAAGTACACCGATGAACTGAAGAAGCTCCTGAAAGATCAGCAGGACGAAGCGAACGAGACGAATCAGAAACTCGACGATGGTGTGTATACGGCAACCTCTGATCCGCGACGTCCAACCGTCGCTCCAAAACGCGCAGAGGTACCGCCGTTCATCAACTTTTCCCCGCTTGATAATGCAATCGCTGCCCTCAGCAGCAGCGCCGAGAAGTATCAGAAAGCCTCGTCTGGCTTGCAGAAGACAGACGCAAGCGCAAGCTTGGAAGCCTTGAATCGTTTATTGCTGCAGAGCGAACGCCGCCTGACTCTAAATCAGGGACTCCCACGCCGTCCGTGGTACAAGCACCAGATCTATGCGCCGGGCTGGTACACGGGCTACGCGCCTAAAACGATGCCGGGAGTGCGTGAGGCCATCGAGGAGAAACGCTACAAAGAAGCCGAGGAGCAGGTGCTGAACGTTGCCAAAGTGCTTCAGGCTGAGTCGGAGCTAATCGACCAGGCCACCGCCGAAATTGGAAAAATCAAGTAAAACTCACTTGGGATTGGCGATGAACTTGTAACCGACTCCGCGAACCGTCAGCAGATGTTTGGGTTTTGATGGTTCCGCTTCGATGTAGCGTCTCAATCGCACGATAAAGTTGTCGATGGCGCGGGTGTCGGTGTCTTCGTGGAGTGACCAGACATCTTCCAGAATGGATTTGCGCGAGACAACCTTCCCTTCATTGCGAATCAGATGTCGTAGCAGCTCCGCTTCCATCACAGTAAGCTGAATTGTTTCCTTCTTCAGCCGCAGCTCCAACGTAGTGAAATCGATGCTCTTGCCGTCAAAAGAAAATGTGCTCGACTCCTCCGAGTTCGAAGCTCTCTCTTGCGAACTGTTAGGTTCAACCCCGCTTCCCCACTGTTTGCGGCGCATCAACCCGCGAAGGCGAGCCACGAGAATGGCTAATTCAAACGGCTTGGGAAGATAGTCGTCTACCCCGGCCTCGAAGCCGCGCAACACGTCCTCGGGACGGCCGCGGGCAGTGAGCATCAGAACGGGAACATACTGTTTGGCGTTGCGGAGCTGTGAGACTACTTCGAAACCTGAGATGCCCGGGAGCATCACGTCGAGAATCACGGCGTCCACTCCACTGTCAGCGCGCAGCAGACGCTCAAGCCCAGTCTCGCCGTCGCCCACGACCTCCGCATCGATGCCCTCTGCCTCGAGGTTGAATTTGAGTCCACGGGCGAGATGTTCTTCGTCTTCTACGATCAGCACTCGGCTCATACGACTCGCGGAAGCTGGAGAATGATAGTTGCGCCGCGCCCTGGCCCTTCACTCTCGGCGAAGGCATTGCCGCCGTATTTCTTTGCGATGCTGCGCACGATAAACAGTCCCAGGCCGCTTCCCTTCACGCGCGCTACTTCGCGGTCGGCAACACGATAGAAGCGCTTGAAAACCTGCTTTAGTTCGCTGCGAGGAATCCCAATACCGTTGTCGCGCACCCGCACAGAAACATTTTTATCTGTGTCGGCTCGGAGTTGTACCTCGATATCGACTTTGTCGCCCGAGTACTTAATCGCGTTGTCTAGGATATTGGAGATGGCAGAGCGCAACTCCTCGCGGTTAGCAGTCAC
This region of Terriglobales bacterium genomic DNA includes:
- a CDS encoding response regulator transcription factor, whose product is MSRVLIVEDEEHLARGLKFNLEAEGIDAEVVGDGETGLERLLRADSGVDAVILDVMLPGISGFEVVSQLRNAKQYVPVLMLTARGRPEDVLRGFEAGVDDYLPKPFELAILVARLRGLMRRKQWGSGVEPNSSQERASNSEESSTFSFDGKSIDFTTLELRLKKETIQLTVMEAELLRHLIRNEGKVVSRKSILEDVWSLHEDTDTRAIDNFIVRLRRYIEAEPSKPKHLLTVRGVGYKFIANPK